From Rudanella lutea DSM 19387, a single genomic window includes:
- the nadD gene encoding nicotinate (nicotinamide) nucleotide adenylyltransferase, which produces MKIGLFFGSFNPIHVGHLIIANTMATATDLEQVWFVVSPQNPFKKTKSLLHEFDRLDMVERAIADNSRLKATDVEFSMPRPSYTIDTLRKLQEKYPQHGFTLIMGEDNLEQFANWKSYETILNEFALYVYPRPRAVASPFREHPSVRLVEAPLLDISATFIRDSVRANRSIRYMVPEVVEEMIERKKYYI; this is translated from the coding sequence ATGAAAATCGGTCTTTTTTTCGGTTCGTTCAACCCCATTCATGTGGGGCATTTGATCATTGCCAACACGATGGCTACCGCTACCGACCTCGAACAGGTCTGGTTTGTGGTTTCTCCGCAGAATCCATTTAAAAAGACAAAGAGCCTGCTCCATGAGTTTGACCGGCTCGATATGGTGGAGCGCGCCATTGCCGACAACAGCCGCCTGAAGGCAACCGATGTGGAATTCAGTATGCCCCGGCCGAGCTATACCATTGATACCCTGCGCAAGCTTCAGGAAAAATACCCGCAACATGGCTTTACGCTTATCATGGGCGAGGACAATCTGGAGCAGTTTGCCAACTGGAAATCGTACGAAACCATTCTGAACGAATTTGCCCTGTACGTGTACCCACGCCCGCGGGCGGTGGCCAGCCCCTTCCGGGAACACCCAAGCGTTAGGCTGGTTGAAGCCCCCTTACTCGACATTTCGGCTACGTTTATCCGGGATAGTGTACGCGCCAATCGATCTATCCGGTACATGGTGCCCGAAGTGGTCGAAGAAATGATCGAGCGCAAGAAGTACTACATATAA
- a CDS encoding sigma-70 family RNA polymerase sigma factor: MATIHEVMSDTPTRDEQDRPNGPTGPDQTLPEGVSADGTPTEAPVRRYTDEQKYAVFNKEFMPHIDSMYNFAFRLTMDEDDANDLVQDTYLKAFRFISSFEQGTNAKAWLFRILKNSFINDYRKKSKEPAKVDYQDVETTYNSEDAETEHTIDLRAESVSDLIGDEVATALNSLPVDFRTVIILCDIEGFTYEEMAKILDIPIGTVRSRLHRARNLLKEKLRDYAASMGYREQNEE, encoded by the coding sequence ATGGCGACCATACACGAAGTTATGTCAGATACGCCGACTCGCGACGAACAGGACCGTCCCAACGGCCCTACAGGACCAGACCAAACGCTGCCAGAAGGAGTTTCTGCCGATGGCACGCCGACGGAAGCGCCGGTACGTCGGTACACCGACGAGCAGAAATACGCGGTTTTCAACAAGGAGTTTATGCCTCACATCGACTCCATGTACAATTTTGCCTTTCGGTTAACGATGGACGAGGACGACGCCAACGACCTCGTGCAGGATACCTATTTGAAGGCATTTCGATTTATTTCGTCGTTTGAGCAAGGAACCAACGCTAAGGCATGGTTGTTCCGCATTCTGAAGAACAGCTTCATCAACGATTATCGGAAGAAAAGCAAGGAACCGGCAAAAGTAGATTACCAGGACGTTGAAACGACCTACAACTCTGAAGATGCCGAGACCGAACACACGATTGACCTCCGGGCCGAATCGGTTTCTGACTTAATTGGTGATGAGGTGGCCACGGCGCTTAATTCGCTGCCGGTTGATTTTCGGACGGTAATCATCCTTTGCGACATCGAAGGCTTTACGTACGAGGAGATGGCTAAGATTCTGGATATTCCAATCGGCACGGTTCGGTCGCGTTTGCACCGCGCTCGCAATCTGCTGAAAGAGAAGCTGCGGGATTATGCCGCTTCGATGGGGTATCGGGAACAAAATGAAGAGTAG
- a CDS encoding AGE family epimerase/isomerase produces the protein MLDFRNLSAVYQDSLLGSLVPFWLRHSADERCGGYFNNLTDNGLPIESDKSVEQQARHVWAYAGLYNALGGSNAWLEHALRGASFLYQFGHDETLRCYATVDRRGRPITPTADVCTDATVVGAYCQMHRATGNDEWAMLAKQTLASLLQRREQRRAALSRTIDGYRQLLHLSEPVAVLQALLEAKPLLNEEDWKDAVKALLDELLDEFLDKRQDILREWIQPEGAFLNTPEGRRLSPGLTFRAAATLHDLASETGNRKVALQVANWTIRLCEWAWDDTVGGLDLWVDIKNQPLPFPDSKQRWAPVHLDCLAALTKAYFYTRHPDAPKWIGRVHNYTIEHFPDPQHGGWHLALNRQGKPLFPVKATLTCGAGDLIKPLLDTWHMTEQCAKMQPMGSFGRGLRVGGM, from the coding sequence ATGCTTGACTTCCGCAACCTGTCTGCCGTGTATCAGGATAGCTTGTTGGGGAGTCTTGTACCCTTCTGGCTCCGGCATAGCGCCGACGAGCGGTGCGGGGGATACTTCAACAACCTGACCGACAACGGTCTCCCCATCGAATCCGACAAATCGGTTGAGCAACAGGCCCGGCATGTCTGGGCCTATGCGGGCCTGTACAATGCCCTCGGCGGCAGCAATGCCTGGCTCGAACACGCCCTCCGGGGCGCTTCGTTTCTGTACCAGTTTGGGCACGACGAAACCTTACGCTGTTACGCCACCGTTGACCGGCGGGGCCGCCCGATAACCCCAACGGCCGATGTCTGCACCGATGCAACGGTAGTAGGTGCATATTGCCAGATGCACCGTGCCACCGGCAACGACGAGTGGGCCATGTTGGCCAAACAAACCCTGGCAAGTCTGCTGCAACGCCGGGAGCAACGTAGGGCCGCACTTAGCCGCACCATTGATGGTTATCGGCAACTTCTGCACCTGAGCGAGCCCGTAGCCGTACTGCAAGCGCTGCTCGAAGCCAAACCCTTACTCAACGAAGAAGACTGGAAAGATGCCGTCAAGGCCTTGCTCGATGAGTTGCTGGACGAGTTTCTGGACAAACGTCAGGATATCCTGCGCGAATGGATTCAGCCTGAGGGGGCGTTTCTGAACACGCCCGAAGGTCGGCGACTCAGCCCCGGCCTGACGTTCCGGGCAGCCGCTACCCTGCACGATTTAGCGAGCGAAACCGGCAACCGAAAGGTAGCTTTACAGGTAGCAAACTGGACCATCCGGCTCTGCGAATGGGCCTGGGACGATACCGTTGGCGGGCTCGATCTCTGGGTCGACATAAAGAACCAACCCCTGCCTTTCCCCGACTCGAAACAACGCTGGGCCCCGGTTCATCTCGATTGTCTGGCGGCTCTGACCAAAGCCTATTTCTACACCCGCCACCCCGACGCGCCTAAGTGGATTGGGCGCGTACACAACTACACGATCGAGCACTTTCCCGATCCTCAGCACGGTGGCTGGCACCTGGCCCTCAACCGGCAGGGTAAACCTCTGTTCCCGGTAAAAGCCACCCTCACCTGCGGAGCTGGTGATCTCATAAAACCCCTGCTTGATACCTGGCACATGACCGAACAATGCGCCAAGATGCAGCCCATGGGCAGCTTCGGCCGGGGTCTGCGCGTTGGGGGGATGTAG
- a CDS encoding M28 family peptidase: MKHILIFAWALVMGTAACKTDKKTESDTTTETTQAMAAAPAFNADSAYAYIAQQVAFGPRVPNTPAHVRTGDYLVAKLKAFGFSVTEQTFQAKTWDGKTLNARNIIGSFNPQATKRILLAAHWDSRPRSDQDSVATDRTDAVPAANDGASGVGVLLELARTVQQAQAKPNVGIDIIFFDAEDWGDGEKAVGDKEPGTDFDFIGFCLGSRYWSKNLHVPGYKAYYGILLDMVGAKGATFAKEGLSMQFAPSIVNQVWQTASQLGYSQYFVDTPGGQITDDHVAPNVIAKIPMIDIIHTNPQTGGFFKDWHTNDDTMANIDRNTLKAVGQTLVQTLYNE; the protein is encoded by the coding sequence ATGAAACACATCCTTATTTTTGCGTGGGCATTGGTGATGGGCACCGCAGCCTGCAAAACCGATAAAAAAACGGAGTCGGACACGACGACCGAAACAACGCAAGCGATGGCCGCAGCCCCGGCTTTCAACGCCGATTCGGCTTACGCCTACATTGCCCAACAGGTAGCCTTCGGGCCGCGTGTACCCAACACACCCGCCCATGTCCGCACCGGCGATTATCTGGTGGCTAAGCTGAAAGCATTTGGGTTCTCTGTAACTGAGCAAACCTTTCAGGCCAAAACCTGGGACGGTAAAACCCTCAACGCCCGTAACATTATCGGGAGCTTTAATCCACAGGCTACCAAGCGGATTTTGCTGGCTGCGCACTGGGACTCGCGCCCTCGCTCGGATCAGGATAGTGTAGCCACCGACCGTACCGATGCTGTACCGGCCGCCAACGATGGCGCGTCGGGTGTGGGTGTGCTGCTCGAACTGGCCCGTACCGTTCAGCAGGCACAGGCCAAACCCAACGTCGGGATCGACATTATCTTTTTTGATGCTGAAGATTGGGGCGATGGTGAAAAAGCCGTGGGTGATAAAGAACCCGGTACCGACTTTGATTTTATCGGTTTCTGCCTGGGCTCGCGGTATTGGTCTAAAAACCTGCATGTACCGGGCTATAAAGCCTATTACGGTATTCTGCTCGACATGGTAGGGGCCAAAGGAGCCACGTTTGCCAAAGAAGGGCTCTCGATGCAGTTTGCGCCGAGTATTGTGAATCAGGTGTGGCAAACGGCGAGTCAGTTGGGCTACAGCCAGTACTTTGTGGATACGCCGGGCGGTCAGATCACCGACGACCATGTGGCTCCTAATGTGATTGCCAAAATTCCGATGATCGACATCATCCACACAAACCCCCAAACGGGCGGTTTTTTCAAAGACTGGCACACCAACGACGATACAATGGCCAACATTGACCGGAATACGCTGAAAGCGGTTGGCCAAACTCTCGTACAAACGCTTTACAATGAATAG
- a CDS encoding SMP-30/gluconolactonase/LRE family protein, which translates to MFLRPISTFVCLLIAAQSLLAQTDSTGLIAPGATLQKVSGQFAFTEGPAVDKKGNIYFTDQPNDKIWLYDTEGKLSMFMDKAGRSNGLYIDRKGNILSCADEKNELWRIHPKTKKVEVLLTDYEGKKHNGPNDLWPDRKGGIYFTDPFYPRPWWSHKTPFLTAQNVYYLPKGAKQAILVATDLKQPNGIVGTPDGRYLYVADIRDSKTYKYTINPDGTLSDRQLFAAQGSDGITLDKRGNLYLTGRGVTVYDPSGKKLTNIPVPAGWTANVCFGGKDRKTLFITASESVFVLPMQVQGVE; encoded by the coding sequence ATGTTTTTACGCCCTATATCGACCTTTGTTTGTTTGCTGATTGCTGCCCAATCTCTGCTGGCGCAAACCGATTCAACCGGACTCATTGCCCCCGGTGCGACCCTCCAGAAAGTATCGGGGCAGTTTGCCTTTACCGAAGGCCCGGCCGTCGATAAAAAAGGAAACATCTATTTTACTGACCAGCCTAACGACAAAATCTGGCTGTACGATACCGAGGGTAAGCTGTCGATGTTTATGGATAAAGCCGGGCGCTCCAACGGCCTGTACATCGACCGGAAGGGCAATATTCTGTCGTGTGCCGACGAGAAAAACGAGCTTTGGCGTATCCACCCCAAAACCAAAAAAGTAGAGGTACTGCTTACCGACTATGAGGGCAAAAAGCACAACGGCCCCAATGACCTTTGGCCCGACCGAAAAGGGGGCATCTATTTCACCGACCCGTTTTATCCGCGCCCGTGGTGGAGTCACAAGACGCCTTTTCTGACGGCTCAAAACGTGTATTACCTGCCCAAAGGAGCCAAACAGGCCATTCTTGTCGCCACCGATCTGAAACAACCCAACGGGATTGTGGGTACGCCCGACGGCCGCTACCTGTACGTGGCCGACATCCGCGATAGCAAAACGTATAAGTACACCATCAACCCCGACGGTACGCTCTCTGATCGGCAACTCTTTGCCGCGCAGGGGTCTGACGGAATCACGCTCGATAAGCGCGGCAATCTGTACCTGACCGGGCGCGGAGTTACCGTGTACGACCCTTCTGGCAAAAAACTAACCAATATTCCGGTACCAGCTGGCTGGACGGCCAACGTTTGTTTTGGGGGCAAAGACCGCAAAACACTCTTCATTACCGCGTCGGAATCAGTATTTGTCTTGCCAATGCAAGTGCAGGGAGTGGAGTGA
- the cysS gene encoding cysteine--tRNA ligase has translation MTQPLKLYNTLTRQKEVFQPINPPYVGMYVCGPTVYNYVHLGNVRTFLTFDTLFRYLTHIGYKVRYVRNLTDVGHLVGDGDDGEDKIGRMAKLEKLEPMEIVQRYTLDFHQVMATFNALPPSIEPSATGHMVEQIEAVKTLIDKGLAYESNGSVYFDILKYNEQGGGYGKLSGRILDDLLNETRELDGQAEKRNPLDFAIWKNASPEHIMRWPSPWGDGFPGWHLECSCMSTKYLGAQFDIHGGGMDLKFPHHECEIAQGNGLTGKDPVRYWMHANMLTVNGQKMSKSLGNSFLPGELFTGNHPLLEQAYSPMTVRFFMLQSHYRSTLDFSNEALKAAQKGYRRLVNGLRVVKTLSYTADESVAVDAKKQADIRGAVQGFHDALNDDLNTAVGIANLFTLLKYVNMLYMNQLQPAALGEETFELLKHSFVDFTENVLGLLEEKTEGHGVVEGMLALYREYKEQKLYDKVDQVRAYFKQQGLVIKDMKHRIDWAYEE, from the coding sequence ATGACGCAACCGCTCAAACTATACAACACGCTTACCCGCCAGAAAGAGGTTTTTCAGCCCATCAACCCGCCTTATGTGGGTATGTATGTCTGCGGACCAACGGTCTACAATTATGTTCACCTGGGCAATGTCCGTACGTTCCTGACGTTCGATACCCTGTTTCGGTACCTGACGCATATCGGCTACAAAGTCCGCTACGTGCGTAACCTCACCGATGTGGGGCACCTCGTTGGCGATGGCGACGATGGCGAAGACAAAATTGGGCGGATGGCCAAGCTCGAAAAGCTGGAGCCGATGGAGATTGTGCAGCGCTACACACTCGATTTCCATCAGGTGATGGCTACTTTCAACGCCCTGCCGCCCAGCATTGAGCCCTCGGCTACGGGGCATATGGTGGAGCAGATCGAAGCCGTAAAAACGCTCATCGACAAGGGGTTGGCCTACGAATCGAACGGGTCGGTGTATTTCGATATTCTGAAATATAATGAGCAGGGGGGCGGTTACGGTAAATTGTCGGGCCGGATTCTGGACGATCTGCTAAACGAAACCCGCGAACTCGACGGGCAGGCCGAAAAGCGAAACCCGCTCGATTTTGCGATCTGGAAAAATGCTTCACCTGAGCATATTATGCGCTGGCCCTCGCCCTGGGGCGACGGGTTTCCCGGCTGGCACTTAGAGTGTTCGTGCATGAGTACCAAGTACCTGGGGGCTCAGTTCGATATTCACGGGGGCGGCATGGACCTCAAGTTTCCGCACCACGAGTGCGAAATTGCGCAGGGCAACGGCCTTACCGGCAAAGATCCCGTGCGCTACTGGATGCATGCCAACATGCTGACCGTAAACGGGCAGAAAATGTCGAAATCGCTCGGTAATTCGTTTTTGCCGGGTGAGCTGTTTACGGGCAACCACCCCTTGCTTGAGCAGGCTTACTCGCCCATGACGGTGCGGTTCTTTATGTTGCAGTCGCACTACCGCAGCACGCTCGACTTTTCCAATGAAGCTCTGAAGGCCGCTCAAAAAGGTTACCGGCGGCTTGTAAATGGGTTGCGGGTGGTTAAAACACTGTCGTACACAGCCGATGAGTCGGTGGCAGTCGATGCCAAAAAACAGGCTGATATTCGGGGGGCGGTGCAGGGTTTCCACGATGCGCTCAACGACGACCTCAATACCGCCGTGGGTATCGCCAACCTGTTTACGTTGCTCAAGTACGTGAACATGCTCTACATGAATCAGCTCCAACCGGCCGCTCTGGGCGAAGAAACCTTCGAGCTGTTGAAGCATTCATTTGTCGATTTTACGGAGAACGTACTGGGGCTGCTCGAAGAGAAAACCGAAGGCCACGGCGTAGTGGAGGGTATGCTGGCGCTCTACCGCGAGTACAAAGAGCAAAAGCTCTACGACAAAGTAGATCAGGTTCGGGCCTATTTTAAGCAGCAGGGTTTGGTGATCAAAGACATGAAACACCGAATTGACTGGGCGTACGAAGAATAA
- the gmk gene encoding guanylate kinase, which produces MDGKLIIFSAPSGSGKTTIVRHLLAENNNLGFSISACTRDRRGRAEENGKDYYFLTPEEFKHKIDLGEFVEWEEVYVGAFYGTLKSEIERLWASGKHVLFDVDVQGGLKLKEYYGDKALAIFVRVPDEETLRQRLIGRGTETEDSLSKRLFKVHFEMSFQDRFDVVLVNDDLETSYQKAQQLVDDFTKENKVPPKGAIL; this is translated from the coding sequence TTGGACGGTAAGCTTATCATTTTCTCTGCCCCTTCCGGATCGGGCAAGACGACCATTGTCAGACATTTATTAGCCGAGAACAACAATCTCGGCTTTTCTATTTCGGCCTGCACCCGCGACCGCCGGGGTCGCGCCGAAGAGAACGGAAAAGACTATTACTTTCTGACCCCCGAGGAATTTAAGCACAAAATTGACCTTGGCGAGTTTGTCGAGTGGGAAGAGGTGTACGTCGGGGCTTTCTACGGCACGCTCAAATCAGAAATCGAACGGCTCTGGGCCAGCGGTAAGCATGTTTTGTTCGACGTGGATGTGCAGGGCGGGCTCAAACTGAAAGAATATTATGGCGACAAGGCCCTGGCGATTTTCGTACGGGTTCCCGACGAGGAAACGCTGCGCCAACGCCTGATCGGGCGCGGTACCGAAACCGAAGACAGCCTCTCAAAACGCCTGTTTAAGGTGCATTTTGAGATGAGCTTTCAGGACCGATTCGACGTGGTGCTGGTCAACGACGACCTCGAAACGTCGTACCAGAAAGCTCAGCAGCTTGTCGACGACTTTACGAAGGAAAACAAGGTTCCGCCTAAGGGAGCAATTTTGTAA
- a CDS encoding Rossmann-like and DUF2520 domain-containing protein has protein sequence MEITFIGAGNVAWHLAPALENAGHHVNEVVSRQLSHARQLVSNVLYDARPRSDFNLAQSVSQLFILTVPDDALPDVCARLVLPEEAIVVHTSGTRSLNDLTQLMQVYSDVPVHTGVFYPLQTFSRQQNLLDFEEIPLCIEAADPETERQLVALGQEISSIVYLVDSVERRVLHLAAVFACNFTNHLFAIAKDLTDAHDLEFDLLKPLIRETFRKGMAATDPATVQTGPARRGDQKTIDTHLDMLRHQPRLQAIYDLLTASIRAGEKG, from the coding sequence ATGGAAATAACCTTTATTGGGGCTGGCAATGTGGCCTGGCATCTGGCGCCTGCTCTCGAAAACGCTGGTCACCATGTCAATGAGGTTGTAAGCCGTCAGCTGAGTCACGCCCGGCAGTTGGTAAGTAATGTATTGTACGACGCCCGGCCGCGCTCCGATTTTAATCTGGCGCAAAGCGTATCACAATTATTCATCCTCACTGTCCCCGACGATGCCTTACCCGACGTATGCGCTCGTTTGGTACTACCCGAAGAGGCAATTGTGGTGCATACCTCAGGTACCCGTTCGCTGAACGACCTGACCCAACTGATGCAGGTTTACAGCGATGTGCCTGTGCATACGGGGGTATTTTACCCGCTGCAAACGTTCAGCCGACAGCAAAACCTGCTCGATTTTGAGGAGATTCCGCTGTGTATTGAAGCCGCTGACCCCGAAACCGAACGCCAACTGGTGGCGCTTGGGCAGGAAATCAGCTCGATTGTGTACCTCGTCGACTCGGTCGAACGCCGGGTGCTTCATCTGGCAGCCGTGTTCGCCTGCAACTTTACCAACCATCTGTTTGCCATTGCCAAGGACCTGACCGACGCACACGACCTCGAATTTGACCTGCTCAAGCCCCTCATCCGCGAGACCTTCCGAAAAGGTATGGCGGCCACCGACCCGGCTACCGTACAAACCGGCCCGGCCCGCCGGGGCGACCAAAAAACCATCGACACGCATCTGGACATGTTGCGGCATCAGCCCCGCCTGCAGGCTATCTATGATTTGCTCACGGCGAGTATCCGGGCGGGGGAGAAGGGGTGA